One region of Phycicoccus sp. M110.8 genomic DNA includes:
- the pdxS gene encoding pyridoxal 5'-phosphate synthase lyase subunit PdxS gives MSADTTTPTTPPGTGTQRVKRGMAEMLKGGVIMDVVNAEQAKIAEDAGAVAVMALERVPADIRAQGGVSRMSDPDMIDGIIEAVSIPVMAKARIGHFVEAQVLQSLGVDYIDESEVLTPADYTNHIDKWAFTVPFVCGATNLGEALRRITEGAAMIRSKGEAGTGDVSNATTHMRKMRDQIRWLQNLPEDELYVAAKELQAPYDLVKEVAEAGKLPVVLFTAGGIATPADAAMMMQLGAEGVFVGSGIFKSGNPAQRAEAIVKATTFYDDPDVIAKVSRGLGEAMVGINVDEIPEPHRLAERGW, from the coding sequence ATGTCCGCCGACACGACCACCCCCACGACCCCGCCCGGCACCGGCACCCAGCGCGTCAAGCGCGGCATGGCCGAGATGCTCAAGGGCGGCGTCATCATGGACGTCGTCAACGCCGAGCAGGCCAAGATCGCCGAGGACGCCGGCGCCGTCGCCGTCATGGCGCTCGAGCGCGTCCCCGCCGACATCCGCGCCCAGGGCGGCGTCTCCCGGATGTCCGACCCCGACATGATCGACGGCATCATCGAGGCCGTCTCGATCCCGGTGATGGCCAAGGCCCGCATCGGCCACTTCGTCGAGGCGCAGGTGCTCCAGTCCCTGGGCGTCGACTACATCGACGAGTCCGAGGTGCTGACCCCGGCCGACTACACCAACCACATCGACAAGTGGGCGTTCACCGTCCCCTTCGTCTGCGGTGCGACCAACCTCGGCGAGGCCCTGCGCCGCATCACCGAGGGCGCGGCCATGATCCGCTCCAAGGGCGAGGCCGGCACCGGTGACGTCTCGAACGCCACCACCCACATGCGCAAGATGCGCGACCAGATCCGCTGGCTGCAGAACCTGCCCGAGGACGAGCTCTACGTCGCGGCCAAGGAGCTGCAGGCGCCGTACGACCTCGTCAAGGAGGTCGCCGAGGCGGGCAAGCTCCCCGTCGTGCTGTTCACCGCCGGCGGCATCGCGACCCCGGCCGACGCCGCGATGATGATGCAGCTCGGCGCCGAGGGCGTGTTCGTGGGCTCGGGCATCTTCAAGTCCGGCAACCCGGCCCAGCGCGCCGAGGCGATCGTCAAGGCGACGACCTTCTACGACGACCCCGACGTGATCGCCAAGGTCTCCCGCGGCCTGGGCGAGGCCATGGTCGGCATCAACGTCGACGAGATCCCCGAGCCGCACCGCCTGGCCGAGCGCGGCTGGTGA
- a CDS encoding GNAT family N-acetyltransferase, which produces MPLPDVPQPGAVRIRERTPDDLPALARALAAQQPHTGYPQRWPLPWPVESFLQRQGELGAWVATLGDTDVPVGHVSVTAVAGDGPEVDGWVAGTGRPVEELAAVSVLFVDHGVSGLGVGRALLEASVAFIRRSGRVPVLDVVQETERAVRLYQRAGWQVVGEARPSWLPDTHRPVLLMALPDAAG; this is translated from the coding sequence GTGCCCCTCCCCGACGTGCCGCAGCCCGGCGCCGTGCGCATCCGCGAGCGCACCCCCGACGACCTCCCCGCCCTCGCCCGCGCCCTCGCGGCGCAGCAGCCGCACACGGGGTACCCGCAGCGATGGCCGCTGCCCTGGCCGGTGGAGTCGTTCCTGCAGCGGCAGGGCGAGCTCGGCGCGTGGGTGGCCACGCTCGGTGACACCGACGTCCCCGTCGGCCACGTCTCGGTGACCGCGGTGGCCGGCGACGGCCCCGAGGTCGACGGCTGGGTCGCCGGGACCGGGCGGCCGGTCGAGGAGCTGGCCGCGGTGTCGGTCCTGTTCGTCGACCACGGGGTCTCCGGGCTGGGCGTGGGACGGGCGCTGCTGGAGGCGTCCGTCGCCTTCATCCGGCGCAGCGGCCGGGTGCCGGTGCTCGACGTGGTGCAGGAGACCGAGCGCGCGGTGCGGCTCTACCAGCGGGCGGGGTGGCAGGTGGTGGGCGAGGCGCGTCCGTCGTGGCTGCCCGACACCCACCGGCCCGTCCTGCTCATGGCGCTGCCCGACGCGGCCGGCTGA
- the pdxT gene encoding pyridoxal 5'-phosphate synthase glutaminase subunit PdxT translates to MTTQPTIGVLAVQGDVREHLRALEDAGARAVPVRRTVELEAVDGLVLPGGESTTMDKLVRAFDLHQPLRARIAEGMPAYGSCAGMIMLADRIADARPDQQTLGGIDMTVRRNAFGRQVDSFEEDLHIHAIGGAPMRAVFIRAPWVEQVGDAVDVLAHVEEGPAAGRIVAVRQGALLATSFHPEVTGDHRFHQLFVEIVRGNA, encoded by the coding sequence GTGACCACGCAGCCCACGATCGGTGTCCTGGCCGTCCAGGGCGACGTCCGCGAGCACCTGCGCGCCCTCGAGGACGCCGGCGCCCGTGCCGTCCCCGTCCGGCGCACGGTCGAGCTCGAGGCGGTGGACGGGCTGGTGCTGCCCGGCGGCGAGTCCACGACCATGGACAAGCTCGTCCGCGCGTTCGACCTCCACCAGCCGCTGCGCGCACGGATCGCGGAGGGTATGCCGGCATACGGCTCGTGCGCGGGGATGATCATGCTCGCCGACCGCATCGCCGACGCCCGCCCCGACCAGCAGACCCTCGGCGGCATCGACATGACGGTGCGGCGCAACGCGTTCGGCCGCCAGGTCGACTCGTTCGAGGAGGACCTGCACATCCACGCCATCGGCGGCGCGCCCATGAGGGCGGTCTTCATCCGGGCGCCCTGGGTCGAGCAGGTCGGCGACGCGGTGGACGTGCTGGCCCACGTCGAGGAGGGTCCCGCCGCAGGTAGGATCGTCGCCGTTCGTCAGGGGGCCCTGCTGGCCACCTCCTTCCACCCGGAAGTGACCGGTGACCACCGGTTCCACCAGTTGTTCGTCGAGATCGTGAGAGGCAACGCATGA